The Capsicum annuum cultivar UCD-10X-F1 unplaced genomic scaffold, UCD10Xv1.1 ctg70180, whole genome shotgun sequence nucleotide sequence ACTTAAAGTCTTTTGGTTGTTTATGTTTCTCCACTATTCCTAAGTGTTATCGGGACAAATTTTAACCTCGAGTTGATCCTTGTGTCTTTATTGGTTATCCTTTGACCAAAAAAGGTTACAAACTCTACAACCTTAAGACTCACCTCACTTTTATCTCCCGCGATGtagtttttttatgaattttctttCCCATTTCATGATCCTTCAATCCTCATTATTAACCCTTCCTCTTCAGCCATATATCCTCCTTCTGATCCTCTTTCATATTTTACCTCTTCCTCTCTACCTACCTCCACTCCTTCTTTTTCTGCTTCTTCTCCTGCCCCTCCTAGAAGATCCACCAGATCACACACTACCCCTGTCCATCTTCAGCAGTTTGTGTGTGATATTCCCCCTTCTATTTGTGGCTCTAGTCTATCTTCCACTTGTCCTAGCCACTTTCCTGATCATGCTGCACCTGAACCACAGTCATACAAGCAGGCTGCTTGCATTCCTGCTTGGCAGAATGCTATGACTAAAGAGTTCGAGGCTCTTCAGGCCAAAAACACTTGGTCCATTATTCCATTACCTTTGGGCAAGAAGCCCATCGGTTGTAAGTGGGTTTACAAGGTGAAATACAAGGCCGATGGTTCTGTTGAGCGTTTTAAAGATCGCTTGGTTGTTCGGGGTGACACCCAAGTGGAAGGTGTTGATTTTAATGAAACCTTCTCCCCCGTCATCAAATTTTCTACTGTTAAATGCCTCATTGTTGTGGCTGTAAAAAGAGGTTGGCCTTTGTTTCAACTCGATGTCAATAATGCATTCTTGCATGATGACTTGGAGGAAGAAGTGTATAAGAAACTGCCACCTGGTTTGACTATTGACTGTCCTGTTGGCTCTTCCCCTTTGGTTTGTCATCTTCAAAAGTCACTTTATGGGCTTCGACAAGCCACCCGATAGTGGTATGCTAAGCTTTCCCAAGCACTTTATTCAAGGGGTTATTCTCACTCCCTTAATGATCATTCTTTATTCATTAAAAGGTCTACCTCTTCTATTATGCTTATTGCGATTTACGTTGATGATATAATTTTGTCTGGTGATGATCTTGATGAAATTTCTACCCTAAAGTCCTTTCTTGATTCTCAATTTCGTATCAAAGATCTGGGTGTTCTGAATTATTTTTTGGGGATTGAGGTGCACTATTCTGATTCTGGTTTACTACTTCATCAGAAGAAATTCATCCATGATTTACTCCAAGATTTTCACTGTGATGTGGTTTCTCCAGTTACTAGTCCTCTTGATTTGTCTATTAAATTGAGGGCTGACATGGGTACTTCACTTCCCAATCCTGAGATTTATCGCAGTTTAGTAGGGAAGCTTAATTTCCTTACAAATACGAGTCTTGATTTATCTTTTGTTGTTCAACACTTAAGTCAGTTCCATAAAGCTCCTTCAGATTGCCATATGAAAGTTGCACTCCATTTGTTGCGCTATTTGAACGGGATTTCTATTTTGGGTGTATTTTTTTCTAGTTCCCCTGATCTTTCTCTTACTGCGTTCTGTGATAGTGACTGGGAAGCATGCCCTGACACTCATCGCTCTATTACTGGCTTTTGTATTCTCTTGGGTGGGTCTTTGCTCACCTGGAAGGCTAAGAAACAGCCCGTTGTCTCACTTTTATCTGCTGAGGCTGAATATCGGTCAATTAGTAAAGTTATGGTGAATTGGTGTGGTTGCTGCGATTGTTAGCTGATTTGGGTCTCACTGTTTCTGTCCCTGTTCCAGTATTTTGTGACAACTAAGTTGCCATCCACATTGCTCGGAACCCTGTGTTTCATGAGCGTACTAAGCAT carries:
- the LOC124894126 gene encoding uncharacterized mitochondrial protein AtMg00810-like — translated: MLIAIYVDDIILSGDDLDEISTLKSFLDSQFRIKDLGVLNYFLGIEVHYSDSGLLLHQKKFIHDLLQDFHCDVVSPVTSPLDLSIKLRADMGTSLPNPEIYRSLVGKLNFLTNTSLDLSFVVQHLSQFHKAPSDCHMKVALHLLRYLNGISILGVFFSSSPDLSLTAFCDSDWEACPDTHRSITGFCILLGGSLLTWKAKKQPVVSLLSAEAEYRSISKVMVNWCGCCDC